Proteins co-encoded in one Halorussus lipolyticus genomic window:
- a CDS encoding ABC transporter substrate-binding protein, which produces MDDETGKPVPTRREFLKYGGAVVGGGLLAGCTGGSNSSPTSTASESGTTTESTATESGTTQSDGSYSVSMAPVGEVTFDGVPEDVLVYELAYADMTVAYGYGDSINSLGFDAAAGGNTLDAYYERLDGVSFDHDDLTQLNSGSRNVTVDKELLYELDSDLHLVDPCLFTSFDGWKQSDIEEIRENVAPWFGNSYSRRRGQPPEACRDRYQYYTLWEIAEKVADVFRERQRYEALKTVRDDLLDRIRSNLPPEDERPTVGSVIFMQDTFYPSNINAKGFATAHVRPFGATDVFAGDDVTYDTTYSYEQMLEFDPDVLLHRYGIDSYYDVSQIAETLADHPVASQITAVENGRVYPSGHPVQGPIMNLFQLEMTAKQLYPEQFGEWPDYEGGAYPKIPEEERLFDRQRVADVVAGNV; this is translated from the coding sequence ATGGACGACGAGACTGGCAAGCCGGTACCGACGCGCCGCGAGTTCCTCAAGTACGGTGGGGCGGTCGTCGGCGGTGGACTGCTGGCCGGGTGTACGGGTGGGTCGAACTCGTCGCCGACTTCGACCGCTTCCGAGTCGGGGACGACGACCGAATCGACGGCGACCGAATCGGGAACGACCCAATCAGACGGTTCCTACTCGGTGTCGATGGCACCGGTCGGGGAAGTCACGTTCGATGGCGTCCCCGAGGACGTGCTGGTGTACGAACTGGCCTACGCCGACATGACCGTGGCGTACGGGTACGGCGACTCGATAAACTCGCTGGGGTTCGACGCCGCCGCCGGGGGCAACACGCTGGACGCCTACTACGAGCGTCTCGACGGCGTCTCGTTCGACCACGACGACCTGACCCAACTCAACAGCGGTTCGAGGAACGTCACCGTGGACAAGGAACTCCTCTACGAACTGGATTCGGACCTTCACTTGGTCGATCCGTGCCTCTTTACGTCCTTCGACGGGTGGAAGCAGTCGGACATCGAGGAGATTCGGGAGAACGTCGCCCCGTGGTTCGGAAACTCCTACAGTCGCAGGCGCGGCCAACCGCCGGAGGCGTGTCGTGACCGCTACCAGTATTACACGCTCTGGGAAATCGCGGAGAAGGTCGCCGACGTGTTCCGAGAGCGCCAGCGGTACGAGGCCCTCAAGACGGTCCGCGACGACCTCCTCGACCGAATTCGCTCGAACCTCCCGCCGGAGGACGAACGCCCCACGGTCGGGTCGGTTATCTTCATGCAGGACACGTTCTACCCGTCGAATATCAACGCGAAGGGGTTCGCCACCGCGCACGTCCGGCCGTTCGGCGCGACCGACGTGTTCGCTGGCGACGACGTGACCTACGACACCACGTATAGCTACGAGCAGATGCTCGAATTCGACCCGGACGTTCTCCTGCACCGGTACGGAATCGACTCGTACTACGACGTCTCCCAAATCGCGGAGACGTTGGCCGACCACCCCGTCGCAAGCCAGATAACGGCCGTCGAGAACGGTCGGGTCTACCCGTCGGGGCATCCGGTCCAAGGACCGATAATGAACCTCTTCCAGTTGGAGATGACGGCCAAACAACTGTATCCCGAGCAGTTCGGCGAGTGGCCGGACTACGAGGGCGGCGCGTACCCGAAAATCCCCGAGGAGGAACGACTGTTCGACCGCCAGCGAGTCGCGGATGTCGTCGCCGGGAACGTCTGA
- a CDS encoding M48 family metallopeptidase has translation MRHLGLKARMAVVGSMLFAFYAVAAVVAMGIFGFSPVLVALGSVAFVGVQYKIGKWAALRSVGAEEMPEDRFPEIHRQVESLSKDMGIDKPRLMVARMGVPNAFAVGRKGAGTVVVSEELLQMLDSREVEGVLAHELAHIRNRDVVMMVLGQGVASIVAIVAQWVVLLTGENDLADFFLAMVVGQITQMLVMVFVFAISRYREYVADRDAAAEIGGGEPLATALEKISRGSERAQKSEIDSEVSALCIFGEGTGLARLFASHPPVEKRIERLRN, from the coding sequence ATGAGACATCTCGGATTGAAGGCCCGAATGGCGGTCGTCGGGTCGATGCTGTTCGCGTTCTACGCCGTCGCGGCGGTCGTAGCGATGGGAATCTTCGGCTTCTCGCCGGTCCTCGTCGCGCTCGGGAGCGTCGCCTTCGTCGGCGTCCAGTACAAAATCGGCAAGTGGGCCGCGCTCCGGAGCGTCGGCGCGGAGGAGATGCCAGAAGACCGCTTCCCCGAAATCCACCGACAGGTCGAGTCGCTGTCGAAGGACATGGGCATCGACAAGCCCCGCCTGATGGTGGCCCGGATGGGCGTGCCCAACGCCTTCGCAGTCGGGCGGAAGGGCGCGGGGACGGTCGTCGTCTCCGAGGAGTTACTTCAGATGCTCGACAGTCGCGAGGTCGAGGGCGTCCTCGCTCACGAACTCGCTCACATTCGGAACCGGGACGTGGTGATGATGGTCCTCGGGCAGGGCGTGGCCTCCATCGTCGCCATCGTCGCTCAGTGGGTGGTCCTGCTGACTGGCGAGAACGACCTCGCGGACTTCTTCCTCGCCATGGTCGTCGGCCAAATCACCCAGATGCTCGTGATGGTGTTCGTCTTCGCCATCTCGCGATACCGAGAGTACGTCGCGGACCGTGACGCGGCCGCGGAAATCGGCGGCGGCGAACCCCTCGCTACCGCGCTGGAGAAAATCAGTCGCGGAAGCGAGCGCGCCCAGAAATCCGAAATCGACTCGGAGGTCAGCGCGCTGTGCATCTTCGGCGAGGGGACCGGTCTGGCGCGACTGTTCGCCAGCCACCCGCCGGTCGAGAAGCGCATCGAGCGCCTGCGTAACTGA